Genomic window (Tripterygium wilfordii isolate XIE 37 chromosome 11, ASM1340144v1, whole genome shotgun sequence):
AACACCCATGTTCCTCATGACTCCAACAATGATTTGTAGTGTTGCTGGATTGTTCCATGAATCTGACTCTCCATCATAACGTTCCGCctagtttttcttcttttgaagcggTGTTTTCAGGTTGCTCCATAATTTTAATAATCTCCTTATCACCTTTAGGTGCTTTTGGGATAGTCAAATCGAGCGACTGCTATCAgggattgagaaaattattgttttgtgagagagagaatagCAAGATGATTTACACGtagtttttaaggttttacaAAATTCGACTTTAGCccttcaatttttcaaaatcaccTTTTAATCTCATTAAATTTTATGTGGTTTAAGTCTTAAgccttattttagttttttcagATAGCATCTTAGATTTAATTGTAccatgaaaaatcaagatctcacATAACTAGTAACAAGTGGTGGGTTGTTATGCTTTTTAACTAAATAGATGGTGAAGTTAAATTAATgatatgcttgatttgtgaaaagAATCTTGACAACCTATTTTTAGACTCTCAATAAAACTGTTTTGACACTACTTTAAACTCTCGATATAGTTGGGTATTGTGCGTCTTTGTGAGGAGAGTCTAACAGTTGTGGTGGTGTGACAAACCGCCACCAAAATTGGTCAGATCTGAAGTTCTTTTCAAAACATTAACATaaaccgaccaatgttactattttaaaacggacATATCCGGTAACCGTTTTGGACAGTATATAGCTAGGCATTGTGTGCTTGAATGGGGATAATCCAACGGTGATAGTGGTATGGCGAACCGCTGCCGAATCATGATCATGCTGCTACAAATCATAATAATAACCAAGTATTAATTGATCAGGGGCATTTCTTTGATCAAAATTTAATCTTTAAATCTCTAATTTGGGGATTAGGTATTTTTCCCAAAAGACCTAATCTTGAAAtcttctaatcctttaaacttgAAAGAAACAATATGCTCTAATTCTCAATCTCTGCCGCCGATTCCCAATCCTCTGATTTTCTGATGTTCAAGTGTTTTGGAGAAATGGTTCACCAATGTGATATAATATTCAGAGCCAGCATAACCAAACCACTAATATTTTGTACAAGGTTTAATCCAATTTGATTGAGAAGGCTGTTGACCTGGTAGGTTATTCTATAGCCAACACTTACAATGTTACTTGCAGAATCTGACATTTGCTGTCAATGTTTTAGTTGCATCCGGGTGCTATTGGTGGTGGCCTTGGTGTCACTTTGAGCCTAATCACCTCCAAATACCCTTCTATTGTGGGTATCAATTTTGACCTGCCTGATGTTGTACAACATGTTCCATCATATCCCGGTGCCTTTTTGCTACTGTTAAGAAACTATTACTGTTGATAtcaattgttaatttatttgaaAACATCTTATGTTTCAGGGGTGGAACATGTAGGAGGAGACATGTTTGCAAGTGTTCCCAAAGAAGATGCTATTTTCATGAACCttacacaaaattttttttgctattttcATGAAGGTAAGTTCTATATTTTTTGCAGGCAATTTTTCATTAGATTCGGGCTTCTCTTCctcaataatatgggcttatgggccatAACAATCTAAATCATAATAGGTAACACAATGGGCTTTGCATATGTTCTAAGCCCATTAGGCCTGatatatttttggtgccaacactCACACAAAAAGTTTTTTGCTATTTTCATGAAGGTAAGTTCTATATTTTTTGCAGGCAATTTTTCATTAGATTCGGGCTTTTTATGTGCtatttttctttgaactgtTTTTGTAGTGGATACTGCATGATTGGGGTGGTGAACACTGCTTGAAGTTATTGAAGAACTGCTACAATGCAATTCCTGATGATGGAGGCAATATTTTCTTTATAATTAAGTTTCTCAATGTGACTTATTTTATATGGTCTAAAATTTATTAGCATCTGATATCATGAATTATGGTTTACATATGAAACGGATTGGAACAAATGATTGTTTGTTATAAAATTCCATTCATTAATGTActgtattttgtttgtttttatgctCCTATTTTTTTACAGTGATTTGATTGCATTCGATTAATGCAAATGTCTGAAATGGTTTGTAGTTTTAACGGCAATTCTATTGACCACTAGAGATCCAATATTCAAATGTTCAGTGGCAATTACAAATGACactaaataataaaacattTCCCGACAATTTTAATAATCGGCAAATCTCATAACTAAAATCAATAATAGTAATAACTGATCACATTCGATGTCTGAACAGCCTAAATCAATAACATGTTTGAAGCATTTTCAATGAACAGCTACagctttttctttcaaattttattttcatacaTAGCAGGACAATTAATCCAAATGGAATAGTTGTTTCACGCtataaggtccaatttgatgagcTCTCCCTCTCCACATCTCATGCGCCATCTGCTTGTCCGCCTTTTGAGTTGGATGAGCCGAGTCCCAAAATAAATACTCATCCGGTTTTTCGCATAATTCAAACCTTCCTAATGATCCACATATGAAAGTTCCCCTGAACTTCCCGAATCCACAGCATGCTGCCTTCTCTTCTATAAAACCTGCACCATTATTTATACACAAGTTGTTAATTTCCGATTTAACATGAGATAGTTAAGAATAATGTAAGACATATTATGATAAAATCACGTACCATAATGGGTGGGATTCCGTACTCTCATTAGAAAACTCTGGTTGAAATCATATAGTAGATACTTGAAACTGTCCAGATTCTTCTCTAGCTCAACAAGCACCTTGAGGAGGTGCTTGTTATGCTGCTTTTGGAGAGACGCAGCTTCTTCAAAGTCTCTGCCTTTCCCTTTAGATATCGCCAATCGTGACTGTGGCAGAAACCTCAAGTCCAACAAGGTAAGAAAAACGAACTTTCTACCTCCACTTTTATATATTTCCTGCCATGAATCaacatttaaataaattaaccaGTGCCCTCAATCATAATAACTCAGATATAGAGCCTTAATCTTACCTTGATTACTGTTGTTATGTTTCCAATGACCATGTCTACAAAGTTAGAACTGATGTTTATTGAAATGGCAGCATTGTAATCGTTCAATCCCACGCTGAACAAGTGAACAGCTCGTGATAACCTTTTTTGAGCTTCCACGTTACCGAATTCATCTCTGAACCAAGTCTCCACTTTCTTATAGTTCCTTAGCTGTGCGTGAAGATCTATCACctgaacaaacaattaatcattagCTGTGTGTGAAGATCTATCACCACCAAACTCCATAAGCAATCAAGAAActataatatgtatgtatgtaccttGCCGGGGTGTGTGTCGACAAGAGCACCCGATCCGGCGGAAGCGAAATTGACTCCATAGTGGTACTCATGAAGCCCTGGTTGTAAGAATGGAGGAATCAACGGCATTCCTGCAAATTGAGCTGCATTTCGAAACTAAtgtaagtaaataaaataacagATGGAAATTGAAATAAACATGCAAGTTTATTAATTATAACCAATAAAATCAGGTATCACACGGCCATTGGAATATCGTCCTGTTGGGTGCTTGAAATATGTCTCTCCATAAGGCCAAAAACTTGCTCGGTTAGGCTCCGTGGTGTTGAGATAGTTGTTGTTGCCAGCATCGTAGAGTGAATCTCCAAAGATAAACAAAGGTGCATGCAGCTGCTTCTTTGAACGGGATGCCACCGGTTGTGCCTCCGCTTGGCCAATTGTGGTGGTCAAGAGAAGGACCACCCCGATCACAGACATGTACGAGTTGTTGAAAGCCATCTCTCGGATTTGATTTAGCTGgacgtgaagaagaagaagaagaagaagaagatgagctGTTTGATGCACTAAATTAAATCAATTGTATGCCTATATATAATAACGTCTCCGTGAGCTGTTTGCTAACTTTGAAATTGACCCTTCAACCAATACTTCCTTATAAGATAATACTGCAACTTCTATCTCTGGATTACCCTGCatagctatatatatgtgtgtaaatGTATCTCTTCTACTAGCTAGGGTGGGTGTGGAAGTAATTAAGAGAGAGGTGCCACGCTTACCTCCAAAAATGCCACCATCAATTGATTTCCCCAATACCCATCTCAAGATCACATGAAAACAGATATGAAAGattgaaaaaaatagaagaattaaAATTAACATTCAATTCCACATACTCTTTTGACAATTGAATGACCGTACACCTCGAGCTGTCATAACAGTCCACACCACGTAGTGACATGTAATAGTGGGTCGAAACTCATGTGAGCAGGGGTTCGAAGGACAAGTCCACGGAACCAGGATTACAAAGAAATGTCCTAACATCTCTCGTCGtactaattttatatatatcaatGACATTAATTACCTTAAATTTGATTTCTATATCTATGAATCTTGACATTGTGATTATGAATAATTTTACATCAATGACATTAATTTGATTTCCATTAAATTATAGTGATGAAAGATTTTATCATCTCATGTATGTcttatatctatatctatatatgtatatagtctaCATATATGTGTGCAGACAGTGCAGTTGTGCACTgtctgcacatatatatatatatatatatatatatatatatatatatatatatatatctttatatgtatatagtctatatatatctatatatgtatatagtctgtatatatgtgtgcagaCAGTGCAGTTGTGCACTGTctgctcatatatatatatctttatatgtatatagtctatatatatctatatatgtatatagtctctatatatctatttatgtatatagtctgtatatatgtgtgcagaCAGTGCAGTTGTGCACTgtctgcacatatatatatatatatatatatatataatatatatctttatatatatatctttatatgtatatagtctatatatatctatatatgtatatagtctgtatatatgtgtgcagaCAGTGCAGTTGTGCACTgtctgcacatatatatatatatatatatatatatatatctttatatgtatatagtctgtatatatgtgtgcagaCAGTGCAGTTGTGCACTgtctgcacatatatatatatatatatggcctaTTGTGGTTGGTTGGGCCTTTTTCGGCTCCTTTGATCGATTGAAAACTTGGGCCCAAAATCTGGGCCCCTCCCCTACGCGCGGGCTCTCCTCTCATGTGGATTGCTTTGCACTCAGCTGGCTGACTGGCTCCGAGCTTTCCTTGGGCCTCACTTTGATCCTTGGCCACTATTGCTCCAAACCCCTATTTCTTTCTGTTTTGCAGGTTaaggtttcttcttctttgggcCTTTAGCTGCTAGTGGGCCCCGGTTCCTATTACCTGCAGGCTGTGTTTCCTTGGACCCTTTTCGGCTCCTCCTTGGTTGGTTGAAGTCATTGAGCAGGGGTTCGAAGGACAAGTCCACGGAACCAGGATAACAAAGAAATGTCCCAACATCTCTCGTCGtactaattttatatatatcaatGACATTAATTACCTTAAATTTGATTTCTATATCTATGAATCTTGACATTGTGATTATGAATAATTTTACATcaatgacattaattttgatttccaTTAAATTATAGTGATGAAAGATTTTATCATCTCATGTATGTcttatatctatatctatatatgtatatagtctaCATATATGTGTGCAGACAGTGCAGTTGTGCACTgtctgcacatatatatatatctttatatgtatatagtctctatatatctatatatgtatatagtctgtatatatgtgtgcagaCAGTGCAGTTGTGCACTGtctgcacacacacacacacagacacatatatatatatatatatatatatatatatatatatctttatatgtatatatatatatatatctttatatgtatatagtctatatatatctatatatgtatatagtctgtatatatgtgtgcagaCAGTGCAGTTGTGCACTGTCTGCACAACAATATATAGTTTATATATTGTTGCGCTTAAAACTGTAGGAACATGTGTTATTTGTTGTAGAGTGTAAAATGTTACAAAATAATGGAAGGGgttgttgaaataaaaatttaggGGTACAATTGAAAAAGGCATGAGAGTTTAAGGGGGCTAGTGATAATTTGAGGAACCTAGAGGGgtcaaaatctatatatatgtaaaagtaGGATACACTTCATCTCTTTTTCCCTCCTAAACTTGTAAATTTTCTACCCtactattaatttattaattattttattctctTAACCAACATTTCATTTGAAATCAACTAACAAGATTATTTATCTCTTACATAATGTTTACACATCTTTTTCTATATATTCAA
Coding sequences:
- the LOC120008800 gene encoding caffeic acid 3-O-methyltransferase 2-like; translated protein: IEKAVDLLHPGAIGGGLGVTLSLITSKYPSIVGINFDLPDVVQHVPSYPGGDMFASVPKEDAIFMNLTQNFFCYFHEVDTA
- the LOC120009923 gene encoding GDSL esterase/lipase 5-like — encoded protein: MAFNNSYMSVIGVVLLLTTTIGQAEAQPVASRSKKQLHAPLFIFGDSLYDAGNNNYLNTTEPNRASFWPYGETYFKHPTGRYSNGRVIPDFIAQFAGMPLIPPFLQPGLHEYHYGVNFASAGSGALVDTHPGKVIDLHAQLRNYKKVETWFRDEFGNVEAQKRLSRAVHLFSVGLNDYNAAISINISSNFVDMVIGNITTVIKEIYKSGGRKFVFLTLLDLRFLPQSRLAISKGKGRDFEEAASLQKQHNKHLLKVLVELEKNLDSFKYLLYDFNQSFLMRVRNPTHYGFIEEKAACCGFGKFRGTFICGSLGRFELCEKPDEYLFWDCYYYY